GTAGTCGCGTCCGGGGGGCAGGGCCGGGAGGCTGCGCAAGGAGGTGGGGTCGGCCCAGATGACCAGTGGGCTCGTGCCGTCGGCCACGGCGTGGGCCAGGGCCTCGATGCCGGTGCGGGAGCAGGCGATCACGCCGGCAAGCTGCCGCGGGCCTTGCTCTCTTCGCAGGTAGACGCGTGGGCCCTCCAGGGTGAAGTCGAGCACCGAGCCGGGCGGGTGCGCGCAGGCGGGGTAGGGCAGGTAGCCGCCCTTGATGCCCAAGGCGGGGTCGGGGACGACGGAGCGGCTGAGGATGTTGCCCCAGCCGTGGTCTTCGCCCGGCGTCTCCGGGGGAAGGGCCACGGAGCTTGCGTAGAGGCCGTCCATCAGCAGCGTGACGCCGCCGGGCGCGGCCTGCTGCACCGAGGAAAGCTGGTCGCGCAGACGCCAATCCACCGAGAACCTCTCGGATTGTCGCGCGGCTCGGCGAAGGGGCCAGAGGTCGGTGACCTTGGGGCAGTCGAGAATCTCCATGCGGGTGAGGCGGGGCAGGGAGGAGAGGGGCGAGATGTCGGTGAGGCTGGGGCACGATTGCAGGCTCACGGCCTCCAGGGTGTCCAGGGCGGCCAGCGGTGTGAGATCGCGGAGGTCCGGGCAGCCGGCAAGGTCGAGCTCGGCGAGCGCCTGAAGATGCCGTAGTGGGGTGAGGTCGGTGACAAAGGGCATGCCGTGCAGCCCGAGGGTGGTGAGCGAGCGGAGGCGTGCCAGCGGCGTGATGTCGAGGACTGCCGGGCACCGGCGGAGCGTGAGGATGCTCAGATTGGGCAGTTGCGTGAGGGGGGTGAGGTCGGTGAGCCGGTCGCAGCCGTCCAGTTCGAGGACGCGCAACTCCTTGAGGCCGGCCAGGGGCGCCAGGTCGGGGACCCGAGGGCAGGATTCGAGCCGGAGCACCCGCAGCTTGCGGAGACCTGCGAGGGGCCTTAAGTCGGCTGGGTTGGCGCCGGCGAGCCAGAGGGATTCGAGGTTCTGGAATGCGGCGAGGGGGGCGAGGCTCGTGACGGCCTGGGTGCAGTCGAGCTTGAGGGCAGAGGCCCTGTGCAGGTGTTCGAGTTTGCGAAGGTCCGATACGCCTTGAACCGCTACAGCATAGTAACGGTCGGGAGGGAGTTCCGGAATGTCGGGGAGCCCGCTGGCATAACACCATATGGTGAGAGGCGTTATGCCGATCTTGATCGCGCCTCGGAGCTCGATGCGGCCATCGAGGGTGCCCAGGCGCACGCCCGCGACGTCCTCCGTGCCGCACTCGTGGACGACGAAAACCTCGGGCCCGCGCTTGCGGAACACAAGCGTGCTGTCGCCATCATAGAGATGGGGCATCCACAGGCCGCGCTGCGACGAGATGACCATCCACTCGCCAGGGAAGACATGCCGCTCGCGCGGCCGCTTGCTGGTCGGGTAGACGGTCAGGTCGCTACGCTGCGCCGGCGGCTCAACGAGATCTTCACCGAAACCGGGCGCGCACAGGAAAGGCAGGATAACAGCGGCTAGAAGCTTCCGACCTGATCCCACTCGAGACCTCCTGGGGTGATGCCAGTGTCGCGTGATCGGCAGCGGGTGGGAAACTCAGGATCGGCTACTACTACATTGTGCCCCAAGTACCAGGGAATGTCAAGAAATTGCGCGCAGAATCCCCAATCCACTGCGGCGCCTTGACCCCGAGGGGGGACCCCGGCTAGAATACGCCCGTGGACGACCACGAGAAGACGGCCTCCGCCCGTTCCATCCTGATGCCCGCGTCGGCGCTGCGCGGGAAACGGTGGGACCCCGGCTACTGGCTGGCTGATAGGCCCACAGAGGCCGATGCGGCCGCGCTGCCGCGGGTCCCGCTGGGCTCCTTCATCGAGACCATCTGCTATGGTGCCATCCTCCCCGGGAGGCGCCCGGAACCGGTCCGCGATGGCGTGGCGATAGTGGGCCAGCGGGAGGTCAGGCCGACGGGCGTCGTGCTGGATCGCGCCATCCGCGTCGCCGAGGGCTGCGCCTACGACCCATCGCGCTGCCGCCTGAGGCCGGGCGACGTCGTGCTCGCCCGCTCTGGCGTCGGCGCGCTCGGAAAGAAGCTGTTCACCGTCTTCCGCAACCCGGTGAGGGCGACCGTGAGCTGCTTTGTGGACTTGGTCCGCCTCCAGGGGATCAGCCCTTTCTATGTGGTGACCTTTCTGCGGTCGAGGATGGGCTGGTCCCAGGTGGAGCGGCTGATGAGCGGCGTTGGGACGCCGAACCTCAGCTTCTCGCAGGTACGGTCGCTGCTGGTGCCTGTGCTGCCGGCCGCCGAACAGCAAGAGATCGAGGCGGCGTGGGCTGGGATCGGCCAGCTTCACGATGCCGGGCGGCTGGCGGAGGCGACTCGGGCGCTCGATAGCCTGGTGGCCGACCTCGAGACGCGCCTGGCCCGACGCGGCAGCCAGGCCGTGTAATTCCGCATTCGCACTTGACACGACTGCATGTCCCAGTATAATCAAGCGTTACCCGCCATAGCTGCGCCTTGAGAGTGGCGCAGCGGGGCCTTCGAACCCATTGCGCGCGGATTGGGCAACCCATGGCTGATGTGGTGATTGACCGAGTCGTCAAGGTCTACCCCGGCAACGTGCAGGCCGTGCGCAACGTTTCACTGCATATCAAGGACCTCGAGCTGATGGTGCTGGTCGGGCCGTCGGGCTGCGGAAAGTCTACCATGCTCCGCATGGTGGCCGGGCTCGAGGAGATCACGGAGGGCCAGATCTCGATCGGCGGCCGAGTGGTGAACGACGTGCCGCCCAAGGACCGCGACATCGCGATGGTGTTCCAGAACTACGCGCTGTACCCACACATGACGGTTTACGACAACATGGCCTTCGGGCTGAAGCTGCGCAAGTACCCGAAAGCCGATATCGAGCAGCGGGTGAACGAGGCGGCGCAGATCCTGGGCATCCAGGACCTCCTGCACCGCAAGCCCAAGGCTCTATCGGGCGGCCAGCGCCAACGCGTGGCGGTGGGACGCGCCATTGTGCGCAAGCCGTCGGTGTTCCTGTTCGACGAGCCGCTGTCGAACCTGGATGCGAAGCTGCGGGTGGAGATGCGGGCCGAGCTGAACAAGCTGCACCGGCGGCTCGAGACCACGATGATCTACGTGACGCACGACCAGGTGGAGGCCATGACGCTGGGCGACCGCATCGCCGTGATGAAGGACGGCACGCTGCAGCAGGTGGCCCCGCCCCTCGAGATCTACGACCGGCCGGCCAATCAGTTCGTGGCCGGCTTCATCGGCACCCCGCCGATGAACTTCCTCAAGGGCACGCTGGCGGCCGAGAACGGCCGCCTGTGTTTCGACGAAGGCAGCGCGCGGCTCCAACTGCCCGAGCGCTTCGGCCCGGCCCTCGAGAAGCGGGTGGGCCAGCGGGTGGTGATGGGCATCCGGCCCGAGACCATCTCGGTCCGTCCCGGCGACGCCGAGGCCGCCGCGGGCCGCGCCCTGCGAGTCAAAGTGAACGTCGTCGAGCCGCTCGGCGACGAGATGCTGCTCTACCTCTCCACCTCGAAGCACGACCTGATTGCCAAGGTCGACTCGCACCAGAGGGCCGAGGTGGGACAGGAGATGGCGATTGCTCTCGATGTGGCTCGCAGCCACGTGTTCGACCCGGACACGGGGGTCAACCTGACGGCGACGCACCCCACGGCCAGTGCCTGAGTGCCGCCGGGCCGGCCGGCGCCCGGGGCGGGTTGGTCGAGAGTGGGATCGTCTCCCACTCTTTTTCTTAGGGGGCTGATTCGGTGGCAGAGGGCATGTTCCTTCGGGGCACCCACTGAGGAGTGGCTTTTGAACGGCGATCTGTTGCGATTGGTGGACAGCATTCACCGCGACAAGGATATTGACAAGGAGATCATCTTCGACGCGCTCGAAGACGCCCTCCTGTCGGCGGTGCGGAAATACTACGGCCCGAAGTCGGACATCGCCGTCTTCGTGGACCGCGAGTCCGGGCAGATCGAGGCGTACGACGGGAACCAGCCGATCGACGCGCTCGACATCGGCCGCATCGCGGCCCAGACGGCGAAGCAGGTGATCATCCAGAAGATCCGGGACGCGGAGCAGGAAGCCATCTTCCGCGACTATGAGAGCCGCGTGAAGCAGATCGTCAGCGGCACAATCCAGCGGGTCGAGGGCAGCCGCATCATCATCAACCTCGGCCGCACCGAAGGCATCCTGCCGCGCAGCGAACAGGTGAGCGAGGAGAACTACCGCATCGGCGACCGCATCCGCTGCTACCTCAAGGAGGTGCGCCGCGAGGGGAGCCGCGTGCGCATCGTGCTCTCGCGGAGCCACGAGGACTTCATCCGCCGCCTCTTCGAGCTGGAGGTGCCCGAGATCGGCGAGCGCGTGATCGAAATCATGGCCATCGCGCGCGAACCCGGCTACCGCACCAAGGTGGCCGTGGCCAGCGCCGACATCAAAGTGGACTGCGTGGGCGCCTGCGTGGGCGTGCGCGGCTCGCGCATCAAGAACATCGTCTCCGAACTCAACGACGAGAAGATTGACATCGTGCGCTGGAGCGACTCGCGCGACGTCTTCATCGCCAACGCCCTGAAGCCCGCCGAGGTGAAGGACGTGGTGGTGATCAACGAGCTGAACCGCGCCCGCGTGGTGGTGCCGGAGGAGGAGCTGTCGCTCGCCATCGGCAAGCGCGGCCGCAACGTGCGCCTGGCGGCGAAGCTGTGCAACTGCGACATTGACGTGCTCAGCGAGGCCGAGTGCGAGCGCGAGCAGCAGGAGCTGGCGGCGGCCCTCGACGGCCTCGAGGGGCTGCCCGACCGCTTCCCGCAGCGGCTCTTCCAGATGGGCTACTCGGTGGAGGACATCGCCGAGGGCGCCAGCGCCTGGCGCGAGCGGTTCGACATTGCCGAGGGGCCCGCCAGCCAGATCTTCGCCCGCTGCCGGATCGCCGCCGAACAGATCGCCGCCGCGCGTGCCGCGGCCGCCGCCGCCTCTGCCGCGGAGGCCGCCGAGGCGGCCGCTGCTGCCGCCGAGGAGCCGCCCGGCACCGACGAGGCTGCCGAGGCCGGGACGCCCGGGGCAGAGGACGGCCAGGAAGAACCGCCCGCCGGCTCGGCCGGCGGAGAGGATGTCCAGGAGCCCGCTGAGGCCCCAGCTCAGGGTGGCGAGGGCCCCGAAGCGCCCGAAGAGGACCGACAACCGTTGGCCGACCCCCCAGCGCCCTCCGATGACGGCGCCGGGAGCTAGGCGAACGAAGTGGGCGGCGCCCCGCCCACCCTAGGAGGCGAAGCTTGCGTATCCGCTTGTATCAACTGGCCAAGGAACTCGGGGTCGAAAACAAGGACCTCGTGGCCAAGTGCCAGGAGATGGGCATCGAGGTCAAGTCGCACTCGAGCACGGTGGACGACCCTCAGGCGGCTAGCTTGCGTGCGGCATATGGAAGGAGCGCGACGGCGGTTGCTCCCCCACCTGCCCCCGCGCCCGCGGCGCCCGCCGCCGCGCCGCCCCAGCCAAAGCCGCCCAGCCCGCCCGCGGCGCCAGAGGCCCCGCCGCGGCCGAAGGCGCCCCCCAAGCCCCTGGTGCCCGAGGAGGACGAGCCGGCCCCTGCGGGCAAGGAGAAGATCCGCAAGCGTGCCCCCGTGCGCGAGGGGGCCGAAATCCTGCGCCGCATCGAGCTGCCGAAGTACGAGTCCACGGTGCGCGAGTACGGGCCGCACGTTCGCGTGAAGGAGCGGCGCGAGCCCGGCGCCGCTCCCCCGCCCCGACGGCGCTCCAGGCGGTTCGGGCGCGAGGGGCGACGCGGCGGCTTCATCGGCCGAGCGGCTCCGCAGATCGCCGCGCGCCCCACCAAGGTGGTCACCGACTTCCCCGTCACGGTGCGCTCGCTCTCGCAGAGCTCCGGCATCAAGGCGAACGAACTGATGGCCGCGCTCATGCAGAGCGGAGCCATGGTCAGCCTGAACCAGCCGCTGGGCGATGACGTGGTGGCGATGCTCGGCGCCACGCTGGGCATCGAGATCGAGGTGCGCCGCGGACGGGACCTTGAGGGCGAGCTGGCCGAGGCCCAGTCGGCTCCCGACCGGCCCGAGGACCTCGTGGCGCGGCCCCCCGTGGTCGCCTTCCTCGGCCACGTGGACCACGGGAAGACCTCTCTGCTCGATGCGATCCGCAAGACGCACGTGGCGGCGAGCGAGTTCGGCGGCATCACCCAGCACATCGGCGCGTACACGGTGGAGCAGGGCGGTCGCATGGTGACCTTCCTCGACACGCCCGGCCACCGGGCCTTCACGGCCATGCGTGCGCGGGGCGCGCAGGTGACCGACATTGTCGTGCTCGTGGTGGCGGCCGACGACGGAGTGATGCCCCAGACCGAGGAGGCCATCAACCATGCGCGGGCCGCCAACGTGCCCATTGTAGTGGCGATGAACAAGATTGACCTGCCGTCGGCCAACCCGCAGCGCGTGATGGAGGGCCTCAGCAAGCGGGACCTTCTGCCGGTGCAGTGGGGCGGCAAGGTCGAGGTCGTGCCGGTCTCGGCCGTCACCGGCCAGGGGATTGACGATCTGATCGAAACGCTGGCGCTCCAGGCGGAAATCCTGGAACTCAAGGCCAACCCCAAGAAGCCGGCCCGCGGCGTGGTGCTCGAGGCGCGGCTCTCCGAGGGGCGCGGGGCGGTGGCCACCGTGCTCGTGCGCGATGGCACCCTGCATCAGGGCGACGTGGTGTTGTGCGGGCAGGCCTATGGGCGCGCACGCAGCCTGCGCGACCACCTCGGGCGCACCCTCACCGAGGCCGGGCCGTCCATGCCCGTCGAAGTGTCAGGCCTGTCGGCTGTGCCGGCGGCCGGCGACACGGTGTCGGTGCTGGCCGACTACGACACGGCGCGCCAGATCGCGGAGGAGCGCCAGCGGCGGGCGCGCGAGGCCAGCTTCGCCGAGCGCCAGCACGTGACGCTGGAGAACCTCTTCGCCACGCTGGCCGAGACGGGGCCGAAGGAGTTGCGCGTGATCCTGAAGGCCGACGTGCACGGCAGCGTGGAGGTGATCCGCAAGGCCCTCAGCGAGGTGTCCACCTCCGAGGTGGCCGTGAACCTGCTCCACGCGGCCGTGGGCGGGATCAACGACAGCGACGTGCTGCTGGCCGACGCGTCGGACGCCGTGATCATCGGCTTCAACGTCGTGCCCGAGCCGTCGGCCCGCGCCCTGGCCGAGCAGACCGACGTCGAGATCCGCCTCTACAACATCATTTACAACCTCACCGACGACATGAAGGCCGCCCTCGAGCGGCGGCTCGAGCCCGAGCGTCGCGAGGTCGTGCTCGGCCACGCCGCCGTCCGCAAGGTCTTCCGCGTCTCGAAGGCGGGGAACATCGCCGGCTGCTACGTCACCGACGGGCGTGTGCCGCGCAATGCCCTGGTGCGCCTGACGCGGAACAGCATCGTGGTCTACGAGGGCAAGATCGCCTCCCTGCGGCACCTCAAGGACGACATCCGCGAGGCCGCCAACGGCACCGAATGCGGCATCCGCATCGTGGACTACGACGACGTGAAGGAAGGCGACGTCATCGAGGCCTACGAGATTCAGGAAATCAAGCGCAAGCTCTAGGCGGCCCCGGTTGCCGCCTGTCGCGCCACTGACCTCTGCCGCATGGCTTCCCTGGGGCGGGCATCTCCCATGACCGTAGGCACGCTGACCGTGAAACTGATGATCCGCGATGCCTTGTCGCTCAAGGACAAGCGACGCGTGCTCAAGAGCCTCAAGGACGTCATCCGGAACCGCCACAACGTTTCGATCGCCGAGGTGGGCGCGCAGGAGAATCGCCAGCAGGCTGTGCTGGGCGTGGCCATGGTGGGCACGGACGCGCAGTACGTGGATGGCGGGCTCGCCAAGGTGATGGACCTGATCCGGACCCACCCGGTCGCGGAACTGCTGGACTACGAGGTGGAGATCTACTGATGTCGAGCCGGCGAGCAGCGCGCGTGGCCGAGCGCATCCGGGAGGATGCCAGCCTCCTCCTGCTGCAAGAGCTTCGCGACCCCCGGCTCGCCTTCGTGACGATCACGAGGGCCGAGATCTCCGACGACCTTCGCCATGCGACGATCTACTACTCGGTGCTGGGCTCGGAGGGCAAGCGGCGGGCCGCCGAGCGCGGCCTCGCCAGCGCCCGCGGCCTGGTCCGCTCGCGGGTGGCCAAGGGCCTCATGCTGCGTGAGGCGCCCGAGATTCAGTTTACCTTCGACCCCTCCATCGAGAAGGCCGTCGAGATCTCGAGGCTCATCGATCAAGTGTCTGCCGAACTGCGCGAGCGGCATCCCACGAGCACGCCCGCTGCGGCAGCGGGCCGCGCCGACACCGCCGAGGCCGAGGATGCGGGGGAAGGGGGCGATGAGGCGGCCCCGTTCGGCGAGGACGAGTAGGCGGCCCGGACCTCCCGCCAGCGGCATCGCGGGCCACCCGGCGTTCCTGTCCCCGAGGGCATCTGGAATCCCTGCCTATGGGAACTCCTGACGTCGTGGAGTGGCGAGGCGGCGGCGTGGCATGGACCGTGGAGGCGGCGCGCGCCGAAGTGCTGCTCCGTGAGCTGCTGCCCGCGGTTCCTGGGATCGGCGGGCAGCCGGGCGTGGAGCTTGTCAAGCGAAGCCTTCAGCGGGAGGTCCACCGGGTGCGCCTGAGCGATGGTGCGCTGGCGATTGTGAAGACGTACCGTCTTCGACGCTGGAAGGACAGGTTCAAGCGCCATCTGTTCGGCAGCAAGCCGCGCATCGAGTGGGGCATCTCGCGGCGCTTGGTGGCTCTGGGCGTGTCGGCCTCGCACGCCATTGCGGTGGGCGAGCCCGTGGGCCCTCCGGAAGAGGTTGAGGGGTATCTGGTCCTTGACGCCCAGGCCGACGCGGTAGTCCTCACGTCCTACCTCGCGCCGATCCTCGAGGCCCGCAACGAGCGCCCCGCCGAGCCCCTGGGCGAGCTGGTCCGCGACGTGGCGGTCTTCGTGCGGGGCCTGCACGACCAGGGCGTGAGCCACCTCGACCTGCACGCGGGCAACGTCCTCGTCCGCACGGCGCCGCCGCCGAGCGCCGAACGCTTCCTGATTGTGGACCTCCACAGGGTGCGCGTCGGGCGCGCGCCCAGCCCCAAGCGGCGGGCGACGGCCATCGCGCAACTGCTCCAGAGCTTCGGGGCCGAGATCGCGCGCGACCCGGGGCCCACCGTGTCGGCCTTTCTGGATGCCTACCTGGACGCCGGTGAGGCGCTGCCGGGCCGCCGGATAACGCCGGCCCAGGTGGTCCGTGCCATGCGGAGCAGAGCGGCGCGGCGCCTGGCGAGCCGCGCTCGCCGCTGCCTGCGGGAGAGCACAGGGTACACGGTCGAGACCTTGTCGGGGTGGCGGATCTACCACCGGCGCGGGGTGTCGGCCGCCTCTTTGCTGGCGCTGTGGGAGCAGCACCGGCAGGCAGCCAGCGCGTCGCTCCCCGAGTGCGATGGCGTGGAGAGTCGCTTCCCCCAGGAGGAGGGCGGCAAGGTGCTCACGGTGCGCGGGTATCGGGCGCGCGGCTGGCTGGGGCGGGTGTTGCGGGGCCTCGTGCCGTGTGCGGCGGTGCGCGACTACGCGGCGGCGCATCGGGCCTGGCTCAGGCAGGGCACGGGGCCGGTGGCCGTGGCCGCCGCCGAGTGCCGGCAGGGGCCGGATCGAGGCAAGTCGTTTGCAGTCTTCGAGATAGAAGCCGACTCGCGCTAGAGGGAGGCCGCTGGCGCTGCCGTGGGGAGTGGGCACCCGCCGCGGGGTAAGTGGCGCTTGGAAAGGCTTCGGTCATCTGGTATAATCGGGCGTGTCTGCACTGGGCATGCGGCCTCCGGTGGTCGTAGACGGGCGCGCCGGCGGCTGGGCGACGCACCGCGGGCAATACTTATCAACGGGTCGGCGCGGCATGCTGAGCATCATCCATCGGTATGTGCTCTGGGAGCTTGTGCGGAGCTTCATCATCAGCTTCGCCGCGCTGGTGGGCATGATGCTCCTGGGGGCGCTCTACCGTCCTCTGCGGTTGGGCGTGAGCCTCGAGGACTTGGCCAGCCTGATCCCCTACATGCTCCCGCATCTCTATGCCTGGGTGATCCCTGCGGCCGCCTTGTCGGCATGCGTGATGTCGTACGGGCGACTGTCGGCCGATAACGAGATCACGGCGTTGTGCACGAGCGGTGTTCCGCTACGCTACATCTGCTACCCAGCCCTGGTGCTGGGGCTCGTGCTGACGAGTCTGGCGATGCCGCTGAACGATACGCTCGTGCCTCACTGCATGATCCTCAAGGACCGCGAGTTGCGGCGGATATTCTATCGGGAGCCGTTCCGCGTGTCTCTCCTGGGCCGTGAGATCACCACAAGCATCGGCGGCAGTAAGATTTATGTTGAGGCTGTGGACGGCAATATCCTGCGGAACGTGGTGGTTATCGAGCCGAAGAAGGAGGAAGACACATCGCGGGAGGACCGCAAGAAGAAGCGAGAGACCCCGTCACCTGCCGCCACAACCAAGGCGGGGACCGACGATGAGGCCAGCTCGGAGGTGAACGTCTACCGGGCCGAACGGGCCCGCTACACCTTTGACAAGGATCGGCGCAAGATCCGCATCGTGCTCGAGCACGCGCAGGTTGTGATGGTGCTGCCGGGGCGGAGTGCGCGGCAATGGATTGAGATATCCGCTGACGAGCAGGTGAAGGAAATCGCGGTCGCCGACACTGAGGTGAGCTTCGAGAAGCGCGGGAACACGACCACAGCCCAACTTCTGGCGAGGGTGGCCGCCAGGCGCCTCGAGCTTGCCACGGGCCGAGGAGCCAAGAGGTCCCTGGAGCGCGAGATCGTCCACCTGCTCACCGAGGTGCGGCTGCGCGAGGCGCTGGCCTTTTCCGTGCTGGCGCTGTGCTTTGTGGGGGTGCCGATCGGCGTGTGGATGCGGCGGCAGAGTCGTCTGGCTTCGTTTGCTGTCGGCATCCTGGTCTTCATGCTGCTTTACGCGATGATCGTGGGGGGCGAAGGGCTGTCGCTCGAGCAGCGCCTGCCGCCATGGCTGGCGCTCTGGACCCCGGACGCGTTGATGGCGGGGCTGGGCTTGGCGCTGCTCATGCGCCTGTTCCGCCACTGAGGGGAACCCGACCGTGCTGGGACGCCGCCTCGATCGCTACATCGGCCTGTTCTTCATCTGGCACTTCGTGCTCAGCCTTGTGGCCATCGTGCTCCTTTACGTGATCATTGACACGTTCGCGAAGCTCGAGAACTTCCTGGAGCAGGACACGATTCTGGCGTTCCTGCGCTGGATCATCGTCTACCACGCCTACCAGGTGCCGGCGCTTCTCACCCAGTTCTTCCCGCTGGTGACGCTGCTGGCGGGGGTGCTGGCGATCAGCCGGCTGGCGCGCTACAACGAGCTGAACGCGATCAAAGCGGTGGGAATCAGTCTGAACCGTGCCCTGGCTCCGGTGCTGCTGATCTCGCTGGCCATCGGGGGGCTGGCGGCGGCGAACCAGGAGCTTCTCGTGCCGCTCCTCGCCCCGGGAACCGTCGAGGTGAGGAGCGACGGCTCGAGGAAGGAGACCTACAAGGACCTCGCGTCGTATGACCGGGCCGCCAAGGCCACCATCTGGGTGCGCCAGCTTGCGTACTCGATGCCCGGCTTTGCGGTGACAGGGCTGGAGGCGCATCCCACAGGCACTCCGGCCTCCGGCCGGAAGCCGGATGCCCTTCGAATCCGCAATGCCACGGGCATCTGGGTCGAGCGCTCGATCTTCCTCACGGGCGGCGAGGCCCAAGACCCGCAGGGCGCTTGGAAGCCGTTCCAATACAAGAGCCTGACCACCAAGGAGAGCGCCACCACGTACCCCATGCCGCGGGAGCCGGAAGCCGGCGTCCCCGTGCGCCTTACGGGCGACCGCCTGGGCACCCCGGTGGCCATCAGCTTCAGCGCGTGGGAGCGCAAGGGCTCGCTGCGCCTGATGGTAGATGCGCAGCTCACGGCGCCATTGCGGGGCCAGGATGCGCAGGCGCCCATCGCCATTCAGGCCGCGCTCTGGCGCGACGAACCCCGGGTGTGGCTCGGGCGGGCCAGAACCTATTACGTGACCGAGACGAAGCGCGACGAGATCGTGTACGACGGCGACCCGCTACCCTTTGCCGTGCCGCCCTCGGACCTCATCAAGAGCGAGGCGGACCCGACGCTCAAGAGCTTCCGGGAGCTGCTCACGTACCGCGACTCGCCGCCGGCTCTGCGGCAGAAGCTGCTAGTCATCCTGCACAGCCGCATTGCCTTCCCGTTCGCGAGCTTCGTGCTGCTCCTGGTGGCCATTCCGCTCCTCTTCCAGCAGGAGGGCGGCAAGAGCACGTGGGTGGGCATGGGGCTGGCCCTGCTGGTGAGCATGTGCTTCTACTTCGTCAACTACATTTCCCAGCTCTCGGGCCAGAGCCCGAACGGCCTCCTCGCCGGCCTGCCGGCGCTCGCGGCGTGGCTGCCCATCCTGCTGTTCGGCATGGTGGGCATCGCGCTCATGCGCACCATGGAGACCTGATCGCCGGCGGCTGGCACCCAGCGCGGCAAGGAGCGGGCGGGAGGGGCGGCTACCCCCACATGCGAATGGGCAGGTGCGCGTTCGGGCGCTTGCGGTCGGGCGGCAGCGTGACCTTGAAGAGGCCGACCGGCTGCGGGCCGCAGCAGTGGCCGAAGAACAGATCGCCGTTGTGGTCCACCGCGCCGCGCGAGACGTATTGCGCGAAGCCGTCGGGCCGCTCCAGCACCGCCACCTCCTCGCGTTCGAGCGTCGTGGGGTCGAGGCGCCAGACCACGCCCTCCTGGTCTTTGTGGCCCTCGGGCAGGGGGTTGTACACCTTGTCGCGCCAGCGGGCGGCGACGTAGTAGAGCATGCCGTCGGCGGCGAAGGTCAGGCCGCCGCAGTGGTCGAGGCCGGTAGAGTAGGGGATGGTGGTGTCGCGCTTCTGGGTCGCGGGGCCGAGATCG
The Planctomycetota bacterium genome window above contains:
- a CDS encoding LptF/LptG family permease, which codes for MSALGMRPPVVVDGRAGGWATHRGQYLSTGRRGMLSIIHRYVLWELVRSFIISFAALVGMMLLGALYRPLRLGVSLEDLASLIPYMLPHLYAWVIPAAALSACVMSYGRLSADNEITALCTSGVPLRYICYPALVLGLVLTSLAMPLNDTLVPHCMILKDRELRRIFYREPFRVSLLGREITTSIGGSKIYVEAVDGNILRNVVVIEPKKEEDTSREDRKKKRETPSPAATTKAGTDDEASSEVNVYRAERARYTFDKDRRKIRIVLEHAQVVMVLPGRSARQWIEISADEQVKEIAVADTEVSFEKRGNTTTAQLLARVAARRLELATGRGAKRSLEREIVHLLTEVRLREALAFSVLALCFVGVPIGVWMRRQSRLASFAVGILVFMLLYAMIVGGEGLSLEQRLPPWLALWTPDALMAGLGLALLMRLFRH
- a CDS encoding LptF/LptG family permease gives rise to the protein MLGRRLDRYIGLFFIWHFVLSLVAIVLLYVIIDTFAKLENFLEQDTILAFLRWIIVYHAYQVPALLTQFFPLVTLLAGVLAISRLARYNELNAIKAVGISLNRALAPVLLISLAIGGLAAANQELLVPLLAPGTVEVRSDGSRKETYKDLASYDRAAKATIWVRQLAYSMPGFAVTGLEAHPTGTPASGRKPDALRIRNATGIWVERSIFLTGGEAQDPQGAWKPFQYKSLTTKESATTYPMPREPEAGVPVRLTGDRLGTPVAISFSAWERKGSLRLMVDAQLTAPLRGQDAQAPIAIQAALWRDEPRVWLGRARTYYVTETKRDEIVYDGDPLPFAVPPSDLIKSEADPTLKSFRELLTYRDSPPALRQKLLVILHSRIAFPFASFVLLLVAIPLLFQQEGGKSTWVGMGLALLVSMCFYFVNYISQLSGQSPNGLLAGLPALAAWLPILLFGMVGIALMRTMET